In Streptomyces sp. NBC_01294, the sequence TGCCGGGTGCCCGATCTGCACTCCGGGGGCGACGCTGGACCCCAAAGGTCCTTTGCAACGCAGCCGCTGCGCTCCTCACCGCCTTGACCTGGCGGCCCGCCGAACCGGTACCTGCTAAGCGGTGTGATCGTTAAGGGCAGTCATGAGTGGCGCGCCAGTATTTCAACTGATCACCCAGCACGGAGGCCCGCATGTCTGATGAATTCGACACAGCTGAATTCGACTGTGACTCGCTCATCCAACTGCTGCGAGAGGAGTTCGCCGTCCCCGCAGATCGGCTGCGCCGCGACGCGACGCTGGAACAGGTGGGACTGGACTCCCTGGCACTGCTCGAGGTCGTAGTCGTCCTCCAGGGTCGAGCAGGAGTACATCTGGAAGACGAATTCTTCGACATCCGCCCCTCCGACACCCTGGAGCGCGCCGCCGAAACTCTGAAGACAGCGCTGTCGGCGAGCCCTGTCCCTGCCGTCAGGCCGTAGAGGGAACACCGAGGAGAAGGCGTGTTCACCGACGGCATCGCCGTGACAG encodes:
- a CDS encoding phosphopantetheine-binding protein — protein: MSDEFDTAEFDCDSLIQLLREEFAVPADRLRRDATLEQVGLDSLALLEVVVVLQGRAGVHLEDEFFDIRPSDTLERAAETLKTALSASPVPAVRP